DNA from Planctomycetota bacterium:
CATTCCGTCCGCACCGTCCGCCCCACCCCCGGCGCCTCCGTCGTCACCCGAACGACGTGGCAGACCACCTCCCGGCCCGCCACCCGGACCGGCTCCGCGCACGAAACCAGAAGCTCCTCCTCCGACGCGATCGGGCGCCCCCGCTCGAACGTCTCCACCCTCACCCGAACCGCCCAACTCGGCGCCCCGGCGGCCTTCGCGATCGTCGTCACCTGCCCCGCGTCCTTGTCCGCGTCCACCGAGAGCGTCAGGACCTCGCACTCGAACGACCGGTCGCCCACCGCGATCCGCTCCGTCCCCTTGCGCTCCGCCTTCCCCCGCAGCCAGCCCGGCAGCGCCAGGTGGAACGGAATCTCGCTCTCCTGCCCTTCCCGCTCGATCTTCAAGAGCGCCCGGTCCCCCTGCGCCGAAGCCACCGTCCACTCCGCCTCGGAGGAAACTTCCCGGTGCACGAGGTTTCCCTTCTCGTCGATCGACGGGACCTTCACCGTCTCCCGGTACCGAACCGTGGAGCCCTCGCGGAAACCGGCCCAGGGGTGCGCATACCCACGGACCGCCTCCGCCAGGAGAGGGTCCTCCTGCGCCCGCCCGCCCGCGAGGAACGCCACGAGGAGAAGGGACTTCGACATGCGGCCTCCCGGCGATTTCCGGACCCCGCGGATTCTACCGAAGCCCTCCCCCGAAAGCGATAGAATTCCCCCCGAGCGCCTTCCGCACCTCCGCCAGCGTCTCCCGCGCCGCCTCCCGCGCCCGTTCGATGCCCCGCTCGAGGATCCGCTCCAGCCCCTCCCCGTCCGCCAGAACCTCCGCCCGACGGCGCCGAAGGGGCTCCAGGAACGCATTCACCGCCCGCGCCAGTTTGGCCTTCACCTCGACGTCCCCCACCCGCCCCTCGCGGTATCGCGCCTTGAGATCCTCCACTTCCGCCCGGTCGGGATTGAAAAGGTCGTGATAAACGAAGACCGGATTTCCCTCCACCGTCCCCGGCACGTCCGCCCGAACCCGCCGCGGGTCCGTGTACATCCCCCGCACCCGGCGCTCCACCGTCGCGGCGTCGTCGGAAAGATAAATGCAGTTGTCGAGCTTCTTGGACATCTTCGCCCGCCCGTCCGTCCCCACCAGGCGCGGCGCATCCGTCAGGAGCGCCTGCGGCTCCGGGAGCTCCACCCCGTGCGCGCGCCGGAGCCTCCGCACGAGTTCCCGCGCCAGCTCCAGGTGCGCCACCTGGTCCTCCCCGACGGGCACCACCTCCCCCTTGTAGAGCGCCACGTCCGCCGCCTGGAGGAGCGGATACCCGAGAAGCGCGTAGGCCGGCGTCTCCCTGCCCTCCAGCCTCGCCGCTTCTTCCTTATACGTCGGCACCCGCTCCAGCATCCCCACCGGCGCCAGCGACCCCAGAATCCAGAAAAGCTCCAGATGCTCCGGAACCGCCGACTGCACGAAAATCACCGCGCGCTCCGGATCCACCCCGCAGGCGATCCAGTCCGCCACCATCTCCCGGATCCACCCCCCCACCCGCCCCGGCTCCTCCTGCCGGTCCGTCAGCACGTGCCAGTCGGCCGCGAAGAAGAAGCACTCGTGCTCGCGCTGAAGCGCCGCCCACGTGCGCAGAACCCCGAAGTAGTGACCCACGTGCAGCGGCCCCGTGGGACGCATGCCGGAAACCACCCGCATGGGGAAACCCCTCCTGTGGACTGGCCGCGTTCCCCCCGTGTTACGAAACGTAACGCCGCCGCGGCCGCCCTCCCCGAGCACCCTCGGGCACGCCGCTTGCTCTTCCCCGTTCCGGCCGCTTTGCACGGAGGAAGCATGCTGCAAAGGCTGTTCGAAAGCGTGTTCCGCAACGGAGCCCCCGCGGCGCCCGAGGGCCACGGAACCGCCGCGCTCGTCCTCTCCCTGCCCGTTCCCATCCGCGCGCCCGTCGAGTCGCGCCTCCCGGGCGTCCTCTCCACCGCCGAGGTCTTCCGCCGCCTCTTCGCCGAGGCCCGTGCCTCCCTCAAGGTCTTCTCGCCCTACGTGGATCCCACCTTCACCAGCCTCGCCCAGGCGGCCCGCGCGCCCATCCAGGTCGTCACCACCCTCCGCGAGGCCCGCCAGCGCTCCAACCCCGTCCTGGAACGCTTCGCCTCCACCCGGCCGCTCGCCGTCCGCTACCTCCACGAAAAGCACGCCCGCGCGCAGATGTTCCAGCTCCACGCCAAAATGGTCCTGGCCGACGCCTCCGCGGCCTACCTCGGCAGCGCGAACCTCACCGACACGAGCCTGCACTACAACTTCGAGCTGGGGATCTACCTCGAAGACCGCGACCTCGTCGCGCGGCTGCACACGCTCTTCGACTACGTCTTCGATTTCGCGGCCAAGCCCGCGGAGGCGCTGTGAGAAACCGCCCCGCCGGCCCCTGGTGGGTTTATGTCCTCCACTCGACCGGCGCCCTGACCCGCCGCTACGTGGGGCGGACGCGGGACCTGCCGGGGGCCCTCCGGCGCCACGAGGCGGGCCGCGTGCCGGCCACCCGCCAGGGGCGTCCCTGGGACGTTGTCGCGGCGTTCGCCCTGCCGGACCGCGCCCGCGCCCTCGCGCTGTGCGCCTGGCTCAGGTCCCGCCCCGGGCGCCTCCCCGGAGGGAGGCCATGACCGCCAGGGCCCGCCCCGCAGTCCTTGAGCGCCCCGGGTCGCGCGGTCTACAATCCTGCCCCGATGCGCCTTTGGCGGTACGCCCTGGCCGCGCTCGTCTACGACGCGGTGGTCTTCGTCGTCTGGCTGGTCATCCCGATCCGCGCGCACGCGCTGGGCGCCACCGCCACGCAGATGGGCCTGCTCGTGACGGTTCACAGCGTGCTCTACACGCTCAACAGCCTGGCCATGGGGCGGCTCGCGGACCGCGCCTCCAAGCCGCTCCTGGCTCTCCTGGGATGCGCGGGGGCCGCCGCCGCCTGCCTGGCCCTGCGGGCGGCGGACCGGCTGGGGCTGCTCTTCCTGGGGGTGCCGGCGCTGGCGCTTTCGGCCAGCCTCTTCTGGCCCAGCGTCCAGGGCTCGATCGGGTCGGAGACGCCCCCGGCGCGCATGGAGCGGGCCCTCGGGCTGTTCAACGTCATGTGGTCGGTCGGCAAATCCCTGGGCTTCCTCTCGGGTGGCTGGCTGGTCGCGCGCGCCGGCGCGGAGGGGACCCTCATGCTGGCCGCCGCCCTCGCGGTGGCCACCGCGACGTTTTACCCCTGGACCCCGGGCCCCCGGGCGCCCCGGGAGTCCCTGCCCGCGCAGGACGGGCACCCGGCCTTCCGGACGATGGGATACGTGGCCAACTTCGCCGCCTACGGCGTGGCCGCGGCGTTCCAGACCCACTTTTTCGCCTTCCTCGGCAGCCAGGGGCTGGGCCGGTCGATGGACCCCCGGACCTTCTTCGGGCTCTTCCTCGGGATCGTCTTCGCGGCCCAGACGGTCGGGTTCGCGCTTTTGCGGCGCGGCGCCGGGTGGGCGTACCGCCGGGGGCGCCTCTACGCCTCGCAGATCCTTATGGCCGCGGCGGCGGTGGCGCTGGCGGTCGTGCGAAGCGACTGGGCGATCCTGGCGGCGGCCCCGGCCCTCGGCCTGTGCCTGAGCTTCGCGTACGCGTCGAGCCTCTACTACAGCCTCCACAACGCGGAGCGGCACGGCAAGTACTCCGGCGTCCACGAGGCGGTGCTGGGGGCGGGCTACTTCGCGGTGCCGCTGGCGGGCGGGGCGCTGGCGGACCGCTCCGGAGACCCCCGGGCGCCTTACCTCCTGGCCGCGGCCGCCGCCCTCGGGGCCGTCGCCCTCGAGGAGGCGATCTACCGCAGGACCTCCAGGAGCCGCGAGAAGCGATCGATCGCGAAATCCGCGCCGTCCAGCTCCCCCGGCTGCGCGTAGCCGTACGTGACGGCGCACATGGCCGCCCCCGCGGCCCGCGCCGTCTCGAGGTCCACGCCGCTGTCGCCGACCATGAGCGGCCGGCGGGCGCCCCGGGCGGCGGCCCGGAAGACGGCGGGGTCGGGCTTGCGCGTCGGGAAGGAATCCCCCCCGTAGACCGCCTCGAAACGGCCGGCGATGCCGAGGCCCTCGACGATCCTGCGGCAGAGCCGCTCGGGCTTGTTGGAGAGGACGACCTTCCGTGCCGGCAGGACGGCCAGGGTTTCCTCCACGCCCGGATAGAGGCGCGTCCGGTCCAGGAGGTGGGCCGCGTACTCCGCCAGGAACGCCTCCACCACAGGCTCGTGCGGCGGCTCCGAGGTGCGCTCGATGAGCTTGCGGACGCCGCGGCCGATCGAGGCCACGACTTTCTCGTGCGTCACGGGGGGCCGGCCCAGGCGGGCCAGGACCCGCCGCAGCGCCGCCGAGATGTCCTCCGCGCTGTCGACGAGGGTGCCGTCCAGATCGAAGACCAGGAGATCGTAGCTCACGTTTTCAGGCTCACGGCCACGCCGTCGCGCAGGGGGACGATGGACGTCCGGACCCCGGGAGTCGAAAAGGCCAACCGGTTGTACTCGAGGACGCCGCGGGCGTCGGCATCCGGTTGGGAGGAGAGGACTTCGCCGTGCCAGAAAACGTTATCGGTGACGAAGAGCCCGCCCTTGCGGAGGCGCGGCAGGGCCGCCTTCCAGGCGCGGGGGTAGTCGGCCTTGTCGATGTCGCAGAAGATGAGGTCGAACTCCCCCTCCAGGCGCGGCAGGATTTCCAGGGCGTCGCCGGCGTGGTACTCGCAGTCGGAGGCGCCCAGCAGGCGCCGGGCGATCTCGAGATTCCGGGCGTCGTACTCGGTGAGGACCACGCGGGCGCCGGACCGAGCGAACCACCAGGCGGAGTAGCCGAAGCCGCTGCCGAGTTCCAGGACGCGGCGCGCACCGATCGAACGGGCCAGGAGTTCGCACAGGGCGCCCACGAGGGGGCCGATGATGGGGAACCGCGTCTCGGCGGCCCGGCGTTCCAGCTCCTCGACCTCCGGCGGGCGGCGCGGGTGAAGGGAGAGGAGGTAGTCCTCCAGCGCGCGGGGCACGATCTCCATGACGACTTATCATAGTTCCGGGCGCCGCCGGCGACGAGGTTTTTGGCGAAGGGTATAATTCCTTGGACCGCGCGGGCCGCGCGGAAGGAGGGACCGCCGTGGACAAGGTGACGCTTTCGGTCTTCAAGGCGGACGTCGGGGGATTCGTGGGGCACACGGGGGTGCACGAGGACGTCCTCCGGCGGGCCCGGGAGCTCATCCAGAAGGCCGTCTCCAAGGGGCTGCTCCTGGACGCCTGGGTGGGGGCGGTGGGGGACGACCTCGAGGTCGTGGCCACGCACGAGCGCGGGTCCGACGCCCGGGAGATTCACAAGCTGGCGTGGGACACGTTCGCGGTCTGCACCGAGGTGGCGGAGCGGCTGAAGCTCCACAACCCGGGGCAGGACCTGCTGGCGCCGACCTTCACGGGGCACCTGCGGGGCCTGGGGCCGGGATACGCGGAGATCACCTTCCGGGAGCGGCCGAGCGAGCCGGTGATCGTGTTCATGGCGGACAAGTGCGATCTGGGGGCGTGGAACCTGCCGCTCTACCGGATGTTCGCGGACCCCTTCAACACCTCCGGCCTGCTGACCGACCCGTCGATGCACGAGGGCTTCGCGTTCGAGCTGCTCGACGCCCTGGAGCACCGGACGATCACGCTGCAATGCCCGGGGGACCTGTACGACCTTCTGATGTTCCTGGGCTCGAGGGGCCGGTTCGTGGTCAACAAGGTCATCCGCCGCGTGGACGGCGTGGTGGCGGCGGCCGCCTCGGCGCCGCGGCCGGCGGGGGCGGGCGAGTCGGCGGGGGTGGACGACCCGGTCCTCATCGTCCGGTGCGAGACGGGGCTGCCCGCCGTGGGGGAGGCCACGGAGGCGTTCGCGTTCCCGCACCTGGTGACCGGCTGGATGCGCAACACCCACCAGGGGCCGCTGATGCCGGTGCCGCTCCGGCACGCGCGGGCGGTGCGCTTCGACGGTCCGCCGCGCGTCGCCGCGGCGGGGTTCCAGCTGGCCGGAGGGAAGCTGGGCGGCCCGGTCGACCTTTTCGACGACCCCTCGTTCGACGCGGCGCGGCGCCAGGCGATGGAGGCGGCCGAGTACCTGCGCCGGCACGGGCCCTTCGAGCCGCACCGCGTGCCCCACGAGCAGATGGGCCACACGGCCTTCCCGCCGCTCCTGGCGCGCCTGGAAAGCCGCTTCGTCAAGGTGGACCTCGAGGAGCGCGGCACGCGTGTGCGGCCCGCGCGGCGCCGCGGCGGGGGCGACGGGTCGGAGTAGGCCCCCGCGGCCTCGCGTAAAGCTACCCCCGGGGCGCGGCGGCCGCTATACTCCCGCCATGATCATCACCGAAGACCCCGAGGCGATCCGGAGGGTCCTCCTGGGCGCCCGGACCGTGGCGGTCGTGGGCTGCTCGCCCAAGCCGGACCGGGACAGCCACCAGATCGCCCGATACCTGATCGAGAAGGGCTACGGCGTCGTGCCCGTCAACCCGGGCGCCGACGAGATCCTGGGCCGAAAGTGCTACCCGGACCTGCGCTCCGTGCCGGGGAAAGTGGACATCGTGGACGTCTTCCGCGCGGCGGAGCACGTGCCGCCGATCGCCGAGGAGGCGGTGGCCGTCGGGGCGGAGTGCCTCTGGCTTCAGAGCGGGATCGTCCATGACGAGGCGGCGCGCCGGGCGAGCGACGCCGGACTCTACGTGGTCCAGGACCGCTGCATCGCCACGCTCCACCGCATGCTCGTGCGCCCGTAGCGCCCGCGTCAGGCGACGGTCACTTCCTTGCAGAGGTAGACGTCCTGGATCGCGTGGAGGAGCTCCGCGCCCTCCTTGAGCGGCCGCTGGAACGCCTTGCGCCCCGAGATGAGGCCCATCCCGCCGGCCCGCTTGTTGATGACGGCGGTCACGACGGCCTCGGCGAAGTCGTTCTTCCCCGACGGCCCGCCGGAGTTGATCAGGCCGGCCCGCCCCATGTAGCCGTTGGCCACCTGGTAGCGGCACAGGTCGATCGGGTGGTCGCTGGCCAGGTCCGTGTACATGCGCTCGTCGAGCTTCCCGTAGCTGGAGCTTCCCGTGTTGAGGGCCTTGAAGCCGCCGTTGTTCTCCGGGAGCTTCTGCTTGACGATGTCGGCCTGGATCGTGACGCCGAGGTGGTTGGCCTGGCCGGTGAGGTCCGCGGCCACGTGGTAGTCCTTGTCCTTCTTGAAGGCGGGGTTGCGGGTGTAGCACCAGAGGACGGTCGCCATGCCCAGCTCGTGGGCGCAGGCGAAGGCCTGGGAGATTTCGACGATCTGGCGCGTGGATTCCGGCGAGCCGAAGTAGATCGTGGCGCCGATCGCGGCCGCGCCCATGTCCCAGGCCTCCTTGACGGTGCCGAAGAGGACCTGGTCGTACTTGTTCGGGTAGGTCAGCAGTTCGTTGTGATTGATCTTGACGAGGAACGGAATGCGGTGGGCGTACTTGCGGGCCACGGCGCCGAGCACGCCGAAGGTGGAGGCCACGGCGTTGCACCCGCCCTCGATCGCCAGGCGCACGATGTTCTCGGGATCGAAGTAGTCGGGGTTCTTGGCGAAGCTGGCGCCCGCGGAGTGCTCGATGCCCTGGTCCACGGGGAGGATCGAGAGGTATCCCGTGCCGGCCAGGCGGCCCGTCCCGAACAGGCGCTGGAGGTTGGCCAGGACGCGGTTGTTGCGGTCGCTGGGGGCGAAGATGCGGTCCACCCAGTCCGGGCCGGGGACGTGGAGCCGCTCGCGGGGGATCTTGGGGTTCTTGAAGCCCAGGAGGTAATCCGCCTTGTCTCCGAGGTGTCGGACGATCGTGTCGAGCATGGGGGGTGGTCCTTTCACATGAACGAGAGGCGTCGGTGAATGTAGTGGAACGCGGCCGATTTGGCAAACGTTTTTCCGGGCGCCCCCTACTCGTCTTCCTGGCGGGCCGCCAGGCGCTTGTTGAGCTTGCGCAGCGCGATCTTCTCGATCTGCCGGACGCGCTCGCGCGTGATCCGGAGGCGCTTGCCGATGTCCCCGAGCGTCATCGGCTGCCCGTCGTAGAGACCGTAGCGCAGGCGGAGCACCGCCGCCTCGCGCTCGTTGATCGAGCGCAGGAGCTGCTCGATGCGCTCGGAATCCATCTGGGAGAAGACGGTCTTGTCGGGCGAGGAGCTTTCCTTGTGGTCGGCCACCTCGTTGGTGGGCCACATGACGTCGAGGCTGACGGGGCGGGAGAAGTTGTCCGAGGCGTTGATCGCGCGCTTGAGGATCTCCAGGCTCTCCTCCCCCAGGTCCATCGCCTCGGCGATCTCGTGGATGTCGGGCTTGCGGCCGTGCTTCTGGGTGAACTCGTTCTGGACGACCTTCCACTTGGCGATGATCTCGACCATGTAGGAGGGGACGCGGACGGTCTTGGCGGTGTTGACGAGGGCGCGGCGGATGGCCTGGCGGATCCACCAGGTGGCGTAGGTGGAGAAGCGGCACTTGCGGCGCGGGTCGAAGCGCTGGACGGCCTTCAGCAGCCCGATGTTCCCCTCCTCGATGAGGTCGAGGAACGCGAGGCCCTTGTTGAGGTAGTTCTTGGCCACGCTGACGACGAGGCGGAGGTTCGCCTTGATGAACTGCTCGCGGGCCTCGCGCGCGTCCCGCTGCTTGTCGGGGTCCGCGGAGTTGAGGTGCTTCATCCGCCGGGCCAGCTGCCGCTCCTGCTCGGCGGTCAGGAGGGGGACGTCCTGGATTTCCTTCAGGTACTGCTCGACCCCGGACTCCTGACGGATGAAGGACATGCCCCCCATGCGCGCCTCATTATACCGGCCGTAACCCACCCGTCAATTTGCCCGCCCGGCTTGGCCCGTCGTCGCGGCGGGACGGAGGCGGGCTTAGAAAATGACGCCCCAGGCCCGATCGTGTCGCCCCTTCAGGCCAGGTACGCCAAAATCCGGGATACCTCCTCCTTGAGGCGGCTGCGCTCGACCACCCGGTCGAGGAAGCCGTGCTCCAGGAGGAACTCGGACGTCTGGAACCCTTTCGGCAGCTCCTGCTTGATCGTCTGCTCGATGACGCGCGGGCCGGTGAAGCCGATGAGGGCCTTGGGCTCGGCGATCATGACGTCCCCGAGGGCCGCGAAGCTCGCCATGACGCCGGCCATGGTCGGGTGCGTGAGGATCGAGATGTAGAGCCCGCCGGCCTCGCCGTGGCGGGCCACGGCCGCCGAGGTCTTGGCCATCTGCATGAGGGAAAGGCATCCCTCGAACATCCGCGCGCCGCCGCCCGAGCCGGAGACGAAGACCACCGGCAACCGCCGCTCCGCGGCCAGCTCGAAGGCGCGGGCCACCTTCTCGCCCACCACCGACCCCATGCTGCCCATCATGAAGCGCGAGTCGGTCACCCCGAAGACGACCTCCCGGCCGTCGATGCGCCCGGTCCCCACCACGCAGGCGTCCTTCTGCCCCGTCTCGCGCTGGGCGGACTCCAGCTTCTTGCGGTAGGAGATCTCCCCCTCGAACTCGAGGGCGTCCACCGGCGCCAGGTCCGCCCAGTGCTCCGCGAACGACCCGGCGTCCAGGAGGAGCTCGATCCGCTCCCGCGGGGTGAGCGTGAAGTGATACAGGCAGTCCGGGCAGACGCGCTTGCGGTCCTCGACCACCTTCTTGAAGATCATGCCCCCGCAGTCGGGGCACTTCATCCACAGGTCCCCGGGGATCTGCTTCTTGCGGGAGATGAACTTCTTGATCTTCTCAAACGCCACGGGCCTGCTCCGCCTTCTCGCGCATCGCCCTCAGCACCGCCGCCGGGTCGGGCGCGTGGAACACCGAGGTCCCCGCCACCAGGACGTTGGCCCCCGCGGCCGCCGCGGGCCCGGCCGACCCGAGGTCCACCCCGCCGTCCACTTGAATATCGACCTCCGGGGCCGCTTTCCTCAATTTAGAGACTTTCGGGAGCACGGATTCAATGAATTTTTGCCCCCCGAAGCCCGGCCATACCGTCATCGCCAGGACCATGTCCACGCGGTCCAGGAAGTCCACGGCCTCCGCGTCCGTGTCGGGGTTGAGGGCCACGGCCGCGCGCTTGCCCCGCGCGCGGATGGCCTCGAGCGTCCGCTCCAGCCGCCTTCGGTCGTAGAAGTCCCGGCACACCAGCCGCAGCGCCCAGCCGCGACCGCGGTGCACGAGCGCGTAGTCCTGCGCCACCGCCTCCGCGTGGAAGGTGATCGAATCCGCCCCCGCCGAGGCGAAGGGGTCCACGAACTTCTCCGGCTCCCGGACCATGAGGTGCACGTCGATCGGCAGCCGGGTCACCTTGCGCAGGGACTCCACCACCGCCGGGCCCATCGACAGGTTCGGCACGAAGTGGGCGTCCATGACGTCCACGTGGATCATGTCCGCCCCGCCCGCCTCGGCCTTGCGGATCTCGTCGCGCAGGCAGCCGTAGTCCGCGTTCAGGATCGAAGGCGCCAGCTTGATCGGTCTCATGCGCCACCGCCCGCGCGGCCCGCGGGGGCCGGCCCTTCAGCGCTCCGAGAGGGCCGCGATCCCCGGCAGCTCCTTGCCTTCCAGGAACTCCAACGACGCCCCCCCGCCCGTCGAGACGTGCGACATCCGGTCCGCCACCCCGAAGGCCTCGACCGCCGCGGCCGTGTCGCCGCCGCCCACCACGGTCGTCGCCCCCCGCAGGCCGGCCAGGAACTCGGCGATCGCCCGCGTCCCCCGGGCGAACGGCTCCATCTCGAAGACCCCCAGCGGGCCGTTCCAGAGGACCGTGCGCGCCCGGGCGAGTTCCGCCTTGAAAAGCTCCACCGTCCGCGGCCCGATGTCCAGCCCCATCCAGCCGTCGGGCACGTTCTCCACGATCTGCGTCCGCGCCGCCGCGTCGAAGCGGTCGGCCGCCACGTGATCGACCGGCAGGACCACCCGCGCCGAGCTCAGGATCGTGCGCGCGACCTCCAGCTTGTCCGCCTCCACCTTCGAGGCCCCCACAGGCCGGCCCTGCGCCTTAAGAAGCGTGTACGCCATCCCCCCGCCCACGAGCAGCGCGTCCACCTTCCGCGCGAGCTGCTCGACGATGAGGATCTTGTCGGACACTTTCGCTCCGCCCAGAATCGCCACGAAAGGCTTCTCCGGGCCGTGAAGCACTTTTCCGAGATACTCGATCTCCTTTTCCATGAGAAATCCGGCCGCCCGGACGGAGAAGAAACGGGCCACGCCGGCCGTCGACGCGTGCGCCCGGTGCGCCGTCCCGAACGCGTCGTTCACGTAGACCTCCGCCAGGGCGGCCAGCTTCCGCGCCAGCGCCTCGTCGTTCTTCTCCTCCCCGGGGTCGAACCGGATGTTCTCCAGAAGCGAGAGATCCCCCGAAGGCTCCCCGAACGCCACGGGACGCCCCAGAAGCTTCGAGAGATGCTCCGCGACGGGCCGGAGCGAATAC
Protein-coding regions in this window:
- a CDS encoding CoA-binding protein, giving the protein MIITEDPEAIRRVLLGARTVAVVGCSPKPDRDSHQIARYLIEKGYGVVPVNPGADEILGRKCYPDLRSVPGKVDIVDVFRAAEHVPPIAEEAVAVGAECLWLQSGIVHDEAARRASDAGLYVVQDRCIATLHRMLVRP
- a CDS encoding HAD-IA family hydrolase codes for the protein MSYDLLVFDLDGTLVDSAEDISAALRRVLARLGRPPVTHEKVVASIGRGVRKLIERTSEPPHEPVVEAFLAEYAAHLLDRTRLYPGVEETLAVLPARKVVLSNKPERLCRRIVEGLGIAGRFEAVYGGDSFPTRKPDPAVFRAAARGARRPLMVGDSGVDLETARAAGAAMCAVTYGYAQPGELDGADFAIDRFSRLLEVLR
- a CDS encoding O-methyltransferase gives rise to the protein MEIVPRALEDYLLSLHPRRPPEVEELERRAAETRFPIIGPLVGALCELLARSIGARRVLELGSGFGYSAWWFARSGARVVLTEYDARNLEIARRLLGASDCEYHAGDALEILPRLEGEFDLIFCDIDKADYPRAWKAALPRLRKGGLFVTDNVFWHGEVLSSQPDADARGVLEYNRLAFSTPGVRTSIVPLRDGVAVSLKT
- a CDS encoding GIY-YIG nuclease family protein, with amino-acid sequence MRNRPAGPWWVYVLHSTGALTRRYVGRTRDLPGALRRHEAGRVPATRQGRPWDVVAAFALPDRARALALCAWLRSRPGRLPGGRP
- the accD gene encoding acetyl-CoA carboxylase, carboxyltransferase subunit beta — its product is MAFEKIKKFISRKKQIPGDLWMKCPDCGGMIFKKVVEDRKRVCPDCLYHFTLTPRERIELLLDAGSFAEHWADLAPVDALEFEGEISYRKKLESAQRETGQKDACVVGTGRIDGREVVFGVTDSRFMMGSMGSVVGEKVARAFELAAERRLPVVFVSGSGGGARMFEGCLSLMQMAKTSAAVARHGEAGGLYISILTHPTMAGVMASFAALGDVMIAEPKALIGFTGPRVIEQTIKQELPKGFQTSEFLLEHGFLDRVVERSRLKEEVSRILAYLA
- a CDS encoding MFS transporter produces the protein MRLWRYALAALVYDAVVFVVWLVIPIRAHALGATATQMGLLVTVHSVLYTLNSLAMGRLADRASKPLLALLGCAGAAAACLALRAADRLGLLFLGVPALALSASLFWPSVQGSIGSETPPARMERALGLFNVMWSVGKSLGFLSGGWLVARAGAEGTLMLAAALAVATATFYPWTPGPRAPRESLPAQDGHPAFRTMGYVANFAAYGVAAAFQTHFFAFLGSQGLGRSMDPRTFFGLFLGIVFAAQTVGFALLRRGAGWAYRRGRLYASQILMAAAAVALAVVRSDWAILAAAPALGLCLSFAYASSLYYSLHNAERHGKYSGVHEAVLGAGYFAVPLAGGALADRSGDPRAPYLLAAAAALGAVALEEAIYRRTSRSREKRSIAKSAPSSSPGCA
- the trpS gene encoding tryptophan--tRNA ligase, producing MRVVSGMRPTGPLHVGHYFGVLRTWAALQREHECFFFAADWHVLTDRQEEPGRVGGWIREMVADWIACGVDPERAVIFVQSAVPEHLELFWILGSLAPVGMLERVPTYKEEAARLEGRETPAYALLGYPLLQAADVALYKGEVVPVGEDQVAHLELARELVRRLRRAHGVELPEPQALLTDAPRLVGTDGRAKMSKKLDNCIYLSDDAATVERRVRGMYTDPRRVRADVPGTVEGNPVFVYHDLFNPDRAEVEDLKARYREGRVGDVEVKAKLARAVNAFLEPLRRRRAEVLADGEGLERILERGIERAREAARETLAEVRKALGGNSIAFGGGLR
- a CDS encoding fructose 1,6-bisphosphatase, yielding MDRAGRAEGGTAVDKVTLSVFKADVGGFVGHTGVHEDVLRRARELIQKAVSKGLLLDAWVGAVGDDLEVVATHERGSDAREIHKLAWDTFAVCTEVAERLKLHNPGQDLLAPTFTGHLRGLGPGYAEITFRERPSEPVIVFMADKCDLGAWNLPLYRMFADPFNTSGLLTDPSMHEGFAFELLDALEHRTITLQCPGDLYDLLMFLGSRGRFVVNKVIRRVDGVVAAAASAPRPAGAGESAGVDDPVLIVRCETGLPAVGEATEAFAFPHLVTGWMRNTHQGPLMPVPLRHARAVRFDGPPRVAAAGFQLAGGKLGGPVDLFDDPSFDAARRQAMEAAEYLRRHGPFEPHRVPHEQMGHTAFPPLLARLESRFVKVDLEERGTRVRPARRRGGGDGSE
- a CDS encoding phosphoglycerate kinase, which produces YSLRPVAEHLSKLLGRPVAFGEPSGDLSLLENIRFDPGEEKNDEALARKLAALAEVYVNDAFGTAHRAHASTAGVARFFSVRAAGFLMEKEIEYLGKVLHGPEKPFVAILGGAKVSDKILIVEQLARKVDALLVGGGMAYTLLKAQGRPVGASKVEADKLEVARTILSSARVVLPVDHVAADRFDAAARTQIVENVPDGWMGLDIGPRTVELFKAELARARTVLWNGPLGVFEMEPFARGTRAIAEFLAGLRGATTVVGGGDTAAAVEAFGVADRMSHVSTGGGASLEFLEGKELPGIAALSER
- a CDS encoding ribulose-phosphate 3-epimerase gives rise to the protein MRPIKLAPSILNADYGCLRDEIRKAEAGGADMIHVDVMDAHFVPNLSMGPAVVESLRKVTRLPIDVHLMVREPEKFVDPFASAGADSITFHAEAVAQDYALVHRGRGWALRLVCRDFYDRRRLERTLEAIRARGKRAAVALNPDTDAEAVDFLDRVDMVLAMTVWPGFGGQKFIESVLPKVSKLRKAAPEVDIQVDGGVDLGSAGPAAAAGANVLVAGTSVFHAPDPAAVLRAMREKAEQARGV
- a CDS encoding phospholipase D-like domain-containing protein; this translates as MLQRLFESVFRNGAPAAPEGHGTAALVLSLPVPIRAPVESRLPGVLSTAEVFRRLFAEARASLKVFSPYVDPTFTSLAQAARAPIQVVTTLREARQRSNPVLERFASTRPLAVRYLHEKHARAQMFQLHAKMVLADASAAYLGSANLTDTSLHYNFELGIYLEDRDLVARLHTLFDYVFDFAAKPAEAL
- a CDS encoding class I fructose-bisphosphate aldolase, translating into MLDTIVRHLGDKADYLLGFKNPKIPRERLHVPGPDWVDRIFAPSDRNNRVLANLQRLFGTGRLAGTGYLSILPVDQGIEHSAGASFAKNPDYFDPENIVRLAIEGGCNAVASTFGVLGAVARKYAHRIPFLVKINHNELLTYPNKYDQVLFGTVKEAWDMGAAAIGATIYFGSPESTRQIVEISQAFACAHELGMATVLWCYTRNPAFKKDKDYHVAADLTGQANHLGVTIQADIVKQKLPENNGGFKALNTGSSSYGKLDERMYTDLASDHPIDLCRYQVANGYMGRAGLINSGGPSGKNDFAEAVVTAVINKRAGGMGLISGRKAFQRPLKEGAELLHAIQDVYLCKEVTVA
- a CDS encoding sigma-70 family RNA polymerase sigma factor; the protein is MGGMSFIRQESGVEQYLKEIQDVPLLTAEQERQLARRMKHLNSADPDKQRDAREAREQFIKANLRLVVSVAKNYLNKGLAFLDLIEEGNIGLLKAVQRFDPRRKCRFSTYATWWIRQAIRRALVNTAKTVRVPSYMVEIIAKWKVVQNEFTQKHGRKPDIHEIAEAMDLGEESLEILKRAINASDNFSRPVSLDVMWPTNEVADHKESSSPDKTVFSQMDSERIEQLLRSINEREAAVLRLRYGLYDGQPMTLGDIGKRLRITRERVRQIEKIALRKLNKRLAARQEDE